The Polyodon spathula isolate WHYD16114869_AA chromosome 15, ASM1765450v1, whole genome shotgun sequence genome segment CTGCAATATTCTCCTACTCTAAATTACACTcaaagagaaaatatattttaatgtcaaTAAACATCAGGTACAATTCTTTGGAGAATTTCTCTCCATTAGTACTAATGCCTCCAAACTCATCTTACCTGTAAGCTGAACCACAATTGAACCCAAGGCAGACGAGGAGTCAAAGACAACTGAATTCATAAGAAAAGCACCCCTTGGATTAATATACCCTGGAAGTGAGAGTTCAGCTGTGTACTCTTGCCAGCAATGCATATTTCGTGTCAGACATGTTTCTTGGTATGCAGCCTAAAATAACACAAACTTCCAATTTAAAATAACCAGCCTGAAAAGAAACATAAATCACAATAGAGGGTTAAAAGATTTACAGGCCACCTGCTATACCTAACCTTACATTTATCGTATTTATACAAAACcatgtataaaaaaataccaaaaaagtatattatcttccagatttgtttaaatgtttgaataAGCCCTTTGAACTGCAATATTTGATTTGTAAGGGAGTCTTTGGAAAAAGATAAAAGGCTATTGTATGAACCCTCTAAAAATAACTGTGCATCAAGCCATATGTCATAACAGCTGGACATGATGTCAAGTTAGGAGTAGCTATACTGTTTCTTATTTAACTTTCTACTATAAAGGATAGTGTATTGTAGGGTGCTGTACAATTCAAGTTCATTTCCACCCCACTGAAAGGCACTAGGGGTGGATATAAACTTGTGTCGTACAGCAACCTATACAATATTCTATGATAGACAGCGAGtcaatcctagtcaacaatctccctccagacctgtgagggcatggtaTAACAGGAAGGGTGTGCCCCGGcgtggatggtttggcagttcattccagtgtcagttggaagtcggccatccagaaagagGGCAGAGttacaataccagaagtcatcaccttaatgcggtaggtggtgtatcagtcatggattggaggatacgtgattgcactcgctaccaaagggggcgtggcTGAGGGTATATCAagggatgtggcaaagcaatctgttccttttttatgaTTATGAAAGGACCAGTgagtgttgttttatttctctattAAACTGTTACGTTTGTCGTTTATAGAAGGCTAATATCCGagagctgtagctaaacagccagcaattaaacctggagtacacttcaccattgtgcacgaataaagctgtaaatcaccactttcacttagagcactcactctggacttgtgaccgtgttgtgtttgtgtgtgtcttgtttagtgtctattattatttcgggactgaactcCGTGGTTTACCtgcgcaatacacattgttgtgtagagccaggtattattatttatggttgcaaaacaagcaacccagccaaataaggAGCTGCTtaactgtgaactgtgttgttttaaatcattcctgatcactgcatcacctctacacctgtgcactgcaaaccactttgccacatactcCAATAAGGATTATGGACTACTGTAGTTAATCCATGAATAAGGACAGACAAATAACCAACAAACACGTTCACAGCACTCTGTGTATGTTTTACTTGGCAAGGGTGGTGAAGATAGTTTTCAAATGGTTTTCAAACTACCTAGCGAATGGTATCACATTTGTGAACATTGAATGGGATGTAAACTatgtttaaatctaaattaatGTATGGTTCACATAGAGTATAACAACATTTACCTTGACTCCCAGAGCTTCTCCAGAGATGACAGCTATTGTCATTCCTCCCTTGCTGGGTTTTGGGATATCCTTGCTTTTCAGTTCCTGGTACTGAGGTGCCACCATTTTTTCTGAGCTTCTCAGATTCACCCAGAGCTGGAGACCACAGACAGGTTCATCTGAGACAGGCATTTCAGCATGAACAACTCCCCTGCCAGCTGTCATCCActgcaaaacacattaaaaaaaagtaaacccaTTGTAAAAGCGCCTTCTCTCAATGAAATACCTAAACACTAAATATCTCCTGTACTCACTTTAATAGCCTATGTACATATATGCCAACAATGACAgggatttctttcttttctatatAATAACAGCACAGTAGCGCAGTTATACTTAGGGTTGAGCTGGGTGCTCAATGTTAAACCCCTAACTGCACTTCAATAACTTTGGCTGTGTTCGTCAGAATTACATAGAGATTTCAATGTTTAAATTTGTGTAAGCGTGGGGGTTTTTATGTCGCTACCTTATTTAGGTTCCGAGTCCTggataccgttttttttttttttttttaaatctttccctTTTCACCCTATTCTTAACATGGTTTTTTTTGCGTTTTTTGTGCTTGTATACAGGCTACTTGGAAATGAATTTCTGGACCAAACACGGTAAGGTACATGTGGTCTGTTCTAAGGTAGGGCCTTTTGAAGGTACGATTAAAACATCTTAACTGATTATTgaattataatgaaaaataagatATCCGCCTTGTAGTACAAGTCAAGTCACTTTGGGGTCTGTAGTTCTGACAGTGCCTGTTAATTAATGCATTATTTCCTCACTTAAATGTTTTAGAAGAATGCTGAACAACTACCAGTTTAATGGGGCTTATAATTGCAACCTACAGCTACTATGGCCAGAATTGCATCACTCTattgaattaactaattttgcttcataaagttgaatgaagcctgctgatTAATGTTAAGTTaccatattgaattgcatactgttttgtagttttccatatacttaaagaaaaactgacaaattgaaaaatctaacatgaaatactgtactactatcatggcttctgttagacttttgcaatatcattttgtagtttattttattacacaatgttaaataaaatatctaaattatcgTCATATAGTCTCATTCCTAACATTCTAAGTTATGCAAAATGTTTGTCCATCGTTGCAGTTCTGGCTGCTGTTTATAAATACTCTTAAGGACCTTGAAGTGctgattaaatgtaaaatgagtaCTACGGCACATGAACAcaagctgttgctgctgtttttgttgttgaaagattGTGTCACTTGCATAATGGAATGAAAAACACAGATCTAACAGAGACCAGACTGGAGACCAAGCTTAAAGAAATTGCCCCATGTTAGTTGGAAGACTTTGGCCAGAAACAATTGAAATTATAAGGCTATACAAATGTACAACTCTTTATTCCAGTAATGAGTATAGTAACCTCCCTTTAGGCACAATTTAACCAAGTTGTCAGTCAGTATAATCAgtcattaatttttaattataatttcatttaataatatatatatatatatatatatatatatatatatatatatatatatatatatatatatatataagggatgtTATATATAAAAGGATGTTCATAAATGTGcttttcaaatatgtattatCTTTTTGCTTAAGgtgactgtagctaacaaaatacagtaattccaTACACCTTATGTTTGGCACTTTCATTTGCTACAATACATGGGGTTCAAATATGCTGTTTTTGAATAAAGACAtgttatagaaatgtattttcatttaaaaaggaccaaatatcatgttttaaaatacaatcacGATCTCTTTATTGCAGTTCTCAAATCGCACATAATGTACACCCCAGTGTTCTTTATTGCTTAATTACATGTTTACTTTAATGTGTTGCTTTCACAGCTTCACATTTCAGACCTAtgtaatgaatggaagtgcacaacaggtaagatttatgaaaacCATATAAAAGAAATACTAATTTTTTACCTGTAAATCCCCTGCTTTCATTATACCGCTGTGACCACAAAAATCTTCATGGGCAGAAGTGCCTTGTATTAAATAAGTAACCTGAAGGATTAGAAGAGAACGGTGAAACACTGCAGAATATATTGAAAACTCAAATTGTACAATCAAACAAATACACAGGGCAGTCAGTAGTTTTGTGAGTTTTTTGTGCATCTAAATGTATAGAGTAGGTTCACCTTTGGCAGACCGAATACTATTCAATACAAGTGATATTGTTGAATCGGGGCACCTTTCAGTATTACATACCAAAGGGGGAGTTACTTCAACCTAGCAGGTATcagatatattatttataataaattgagGTAATTACATACAACTATAATAGTTAATGGAAGAAATTCAGAATAATTTCCACACATTCATACTGACACACACGATCTTACTATGTTATTATTTGCTAATgaataattactgtacatgatATGTATTACTATCAGCAAGAAGCAGCTGTCCAGAAACGAGTTATCTTCGATTAACTACTGCTACTGCCCATATATTGTAATCCAATTACCACATGAAATTAGCAACCTGCCAAATTAAATGTCATCTATCCCTTTTTGATGAATGTAATTCCTAGGATCTCTGTCAGGCAAAAGTACAGAAGAAACCAGCTTTTAAAAGATTGTTTAAAACAGTTTCAACCATTTACTCATGAATCGGTATTATCATGCCAGCTGTTTTTGGAAACAACTCAGAGATGCCCAAAATATTCAAATTTACTGTAACAGCAAGTACCAAGTAAGTTCAGGTGATCAGTGCTTTAGTTCAAATGGAATGTACAATTGGCAGAGCGAACCTAATATAGGGCAGACTTAATTAACGTTTCTCAGAAAGCGGCCCTTTGTAGACTGTGTAATGTAAAACACATTCAACTTCCTAGTAGAATTGATTTCTGCAGGTAGTTTGCATGTGATAGCCTGTTACAGCTTTAAAATGATCTCtctgtacaaaaaaacattttaatttgccaAACTACATAACCTGTTGaagattacaaaaatatatattctaatcaCATTGCTCTAGGTCCAAGAAAATGTCTCCTTTTATTTTACTCACACTATAAAATGCAATTCTTAAAACAGTCAAATAAACATCTGACCCGTCCAGTAATTTATAGTGAACTAAAAACCTAAAATTGCCTACATATGCGTCTATTATACAAAGTTATACATGGTGAAGCGCAACAAGCCTACTGGTAATACAGATGACATACTGACTGCAATTGTAACATATATCATTTAAGCAAGCTGTAACGTGATTATGTGTTAAATATAATGGGATCACTGCGATCAACACCATTAACATCATGTTCTTTAGCTGTATATATTATCACAGCAATTGCTAGCACCCTGCAGGTTGAATGAAGCCACAAGTTAGAGGTCAGCAGCTGTGTCTGGCGCAGTTTCCTGAGCTCAATCTGAGAATATCCTGTTAACTTGGATTAGAGAACTGCAACTAAGTATGCCAAAGGGATTGCAACCTGGGAACATCACAACACACCAGAAGCACACAGGGCAGTGAAAAGGCTACTCAAATCAGCCTGCTGTACATTACTTCACTATTTTGCATCAAACAATCAGAACACATGATTACATGCAAGAGAAGGAAACATGTGTGTGGTGAGATATTGTCTATACCAGAACAAGAAAGTGACATAAAAAGGGCTGTTAAAGGCTTGTCAAGCACCAGAAATCTAGGACACTTTGGCTTTGATGGGTGCAGTTAGACAATGGAAAGAAATGCGAGAATAATTTTATAATGTCGCTGGCAAGTTTGTTTATCCAGGAACATGTTCTTCAGCAAGTACATTTAGACTGGCATGGCATCgctacaagatttaaaaaaaaaaaaaaaaaagatttacaattttaatatttCTGTTAATACCATGAATTTTTACAGTGCTTCCCCCAGGTTGCCCATTTGGTAAATTAAACCTTGTTTCAGTGGgtgctgtttttgtatcaaacTGTATTGATTAGGAATGGAGGGCCCTAGTCACAAAACTATTAGGCctattttaaggactgttttgttaactgtttttttttttttttaaatcccattttgattaattgaaTTTTCAACTATTTTACACAGGATTTAATAATGTATTCTATTTTTTCAAACCACTGTTTAACCTAAGAAAATGTTTAGCTACGCTCTTAAAAAACACTAACAAGGAGACCACCAGTCAGCTAGTTTGACCTCAGTACCAATATCTCAAAGCTTTAGGTTTTTGTCATGCAGCCCTCTAATCTCACAGTTCAAAGTGAAGGGTGCTTTTAGGTAGTACACtaaggagtttccataacacaGAAAATATGAAGGTGCAAGGTGAAATGGTTTATGacatacagtagtctctggctaagagaacatccCTCAGGAAACAAGCAAATCTCTTAGCAGAATTGTTCTCTAAGACAAAGTTGACCACCGGACAtaatatgccaaggccaatcccaatatgaatcaataatacaaatgtatttatatcttGTAATGACTAACAGTACCTATGAATACAATAATTACTTTTaacacaatggttattaacacagcaccacCCTACAACCGTTAAATGCAACAACAGCTCATAAGTccgttttgaaaagattgaataaaccatttgaatttctttcagtttgatgatgatgagttatcaggttacaaaacagtactgtatcaattTTTAATCGGTTAGCAACTAGTTGCtatcagtgccaaaaaggtgttcatTTAAGCAAAGTTACTATTCCTTTAGGCGGAGCAATGGGAAaattcagtttcaccacaaggttgttccttaatccaaagtgttctcttaggaggtgttcctttATGCAGATACTACTGTATTACGAGGGGTGGAATCGGTGGCAGTGTATTTGCAATTTCATACAAGCTTCCGTCACAGGAGATGCTTACCTAGAAAAGTTGTTTTGGTGAACAAAAACGATGTCCACCCCTTCCATTGAGCTACCAGAATGCAAAAGCAGTAGATGTCTAGAACAATTAAATTTTTCAAAAGCGACAGGgtgtcaagaaagaaaaaatgcattcGAAGGAGAAGAAAGGAGATGCCTTCCTTTTGAGGGTTAGAGATAAAGtattgctttaataaaaataaaacattgttaaaaaaaaaaaaaatacttacagtCTCAAAACCTCTGTGTGGGTGGTCAGGAAAGCCTGCTGGCTTGCAGACTTTAAATTCATCTAACATCAAAAAAGGATCTAAATTTTGTAGCTgaatttaaagagaaaagaaccAATGTAATAAATACTACTGTAGGAAGTCATATCATACAGCAATGTTGTGGGGACTAGATTTATTAAGTGCAATAAGGTAACAatgatacattatttttttaaatgaaagactaTTAGAACATTCATTAGAAAAACATGTTTGCCCCAACCCTAAAACCTAAGAATTTAGAATCAAAATGGTGCCTAAGGTTTTCATATGAAACCCAGGTATTGACATTGGTTAGCATTGAAATCCCTTAGAGAGAAATTACTTTTGTGGAACTGAAACTGgattttcaaagttttgcaaaGGCACCAAAGGGAACCTAGCATGGGCTACCCAGGGACAAAACTGCACATCTTTTTTTCAGTAGGGTGCCCTTAAGAGTCACAGCAGGGCAGTAATAGCCTAGTCTCTAATGCCTTTCACCTCAGGAGGCATGTGATAAACTCTGGTTTACAactgaaatgagtttggtggtctcaacgCCCCCCAATGGTCATTAATCCATCACAAAACCTCACATTCGCCACAAAACAAAAGGCTTAGGAGGACTAAATAATAGAGGTTGTTCTGGTAATTGATATGTGGTATGCGCTGTTTCAGTGCCTTCTGGCCCTCAGCTTTTATGAGCACTAAATTCACATCAATATTTTTAGCAGTCAGTTTAGGTTTACACTTCTGGGAGGACATGGATTTTAACACTGCACATGTTGAAATCTCTGGAGATTTGTTTCAGCACACTGGCAATGTCTTACCACCTACCTCTTTCCGACCTATGCTTCTGCGAACACTGGCACCAACGCCCTCTTGTTGTTCCACACTAAGGACAGTCTTGACAACTTTCCGAAGGGCCATTGTTAAGAATGAGATTTTCAATACCTTATTCACACCTGTTAAGGCCAAATATTTTAAAGACATACATTTGGGTTCATTTTTGTCAAATATCTAAATCTATTACGTTATACATTAATTGACATTCAGTGTTCAAAGAGAAAACCGATTTCCCTGCAGATTCCCGCCCCCACTTCCACTGCCCTGaagccaacattttttttaacccagtaAAGTTGATTATATTTTGCTAAAAGATATCCAAAAAGCCTGTGACACTTCTCTGCCATGCAAAAACTATTTTCCTTCCACAGACTAGTATTAAAAGCCtgtttcaaacttattttattttaataagtaagTTTGATACAAAAAATATTGACTTTCCAATATCTAAAGGAAGTAATAACCAAATATTTTAAGTTGCTCTTTGTCGTAATCGgtatcaaatgtaattatttactgtattttttatttt includes the following:
- the LOC121327637 gene encoding pirin-like isoform X1, whose translation is MALRKVVKTVLSVEQQEGVGASVRRSIGRKELQNLDPFLMLDEFKVCKPAGFPDHPHRGFETVTYLIQGTSAHEDFCGHSGIMKAGDLQWMTAGRGVVHAEMPVSDEPVCGLQLWVNLRSSEKMVAPQYQELKSKDIPKPSKGGMTIAVISGEALGVKSKVYTRTPTMYLDFKLEKGAKHVQPVPIGWTAFIYTLSGCVHVGPDNDQRQIEPHHTVVLDDGEGIQVENKDPEVAHFVIIAGEPIKEPVVKHGPFVMNTEEEITQAINDFRSGTNGFERAKLWKSKIRYK
- the LOC121327637 gene encoding pirin-like isoform X2; this encodes MALRKVVKTVLSVEQQEGVGASVRRSIGRKELQNLDPFLMLDEFKVCKPAGFPDHPHRGFETWMTAGRGVVHAEMPVSDEPVCGLQLWVNLRSSEKMVAPQYQELKSKDIPKPSKGGMTIAVISGEALGVKSKVYTRTPTMYLDFKLEKGAKHVQPVPIGWTAFIYTLSGCVHVGPDNDQRQIEPHHTVVLDDGEGIQVENKDPEVAHFVIIAGEPIKEPVVKHGPFVMNTEEEITQAINDFRSGTNGFERAKLWKSKIRYK